The following coding sequences are from one Melospiza melodia melodia isolate bMelMel2 chromosome 2, bMelMel2.pri, whole genome shotgun sequence window:
- the LIPI gene encoding lipase member I, translated as MLKLCFFLCLIYWVRSDEEEKCPEFTDLNLGHAISGTELHVQLLLYTRKNRDCAERLIEHNVTASEYLNTTKKIVFVIHGYRPTGSPPAWLGDMKRLLLSSEDINLIIVDWNRGATTVIYRTAVENCRKVAEILKNYIDQMLVGGASLDSLYLIGVSLGAHIAGFVGQKYKGKLGRITGLDPAGPSFTGEPPDHRLDPTDAQFVDVIHSDIDVLGFKKPLGTIDFYPNGGMDQPGCPKTFFSGLQYFKCDHQRSVFLFLASLKNWCDMITYPCESYFDYKRGKCMDCDAFQPMSCPVMGYHADRWKKLLIPYSSPTKAYFDTSGKDPFCMYNYVLEIITWNKSTRSGFIKVKIMDNVGNTIESQMSSEASTFQQYKSVKILTGFPRDIEKIVKMSLTFTTKALIGPRRKLKVLQMKLKSVNNPTRPQLCRYDLILVENTEVIFKPIPCPKKGT; from the exons ATGAGGAAGAAAAATGTCCCGAATTTACAGACCTTAACCTAGGCCATGCTATTTCTGGAACAGAGCTCCATGTTCAGCTACTCCTGTACACAAGGAAAAATCGAGATTGTGCTGAGAGACTGATTGAACACAATGTTACTGCATCTGAGTACCTGAATACAACCAAGAAAATTGTCTTTGTTATTCATGGCTACAGGCCAACAGGATCTCCTCCAGCATGGCTGGGTGACATGAAGAGGCTTTTACTGTCTTCAGAGGATATTAATCTCATTATAGTTGATTGGAATCGTGGTGCTACCACTGTGATTTACAGAACTGCTGTGGAAAACTGCAGAAAAGTTGCAGAAATACTGAAGAATTATATTGACCAGATGCTG GTGGGTGGAGCTTCTCTTGACTCCCTGTATTTAATTGGAGTGAGTCTTGGTGCTCATATAGCTGGATTTGTTGGCCAGAAGTATAAAGGCAAACTTGGCAGAATTACAG GTCTGGATCCAGCAGGCCCTTCATTCACTGGAGAACCGCCAGACCACAGGCTGGATCCTACTGATGCACAGTTTGTGGATGTGATCCATTCAGATATTGATG TACTAGGTTTCAAGAAGCCTTTAGGAACCATTGACTTCTATCCAAATGGAGGAATGGATCAGCCTGGTTGTCCAAAAACATTTTTCAGTG GATTGCAATATTTTAAATGTGACCATCAGAGATCTGTCTTCCTCTTCTTAGCATCTTTGAAAAACTGGTGTGACATGATAACATATCCTTGTGAGTCTTACTTTGATTACAAGAGAGGAAAATGTATGGATTGTGATGCTTTCCAGCCCATGTCCTGCCCAGTAATGG GTTATCATGCTGATAGATGGAAAAAGCTGTTGATACCATATAGTTCACCAACAAAAGCTTACTTTGATACCTCAGGCAAAGACCCATTCTGCA TGTATAACTATGTATTGGAAATTATTACCTGGAATAAAAGCACTAGGAGCGGTTTCATTAAAGTTAAAATAATGGATAATGTTGGAAACACAATAGAGTCACAGATGAGTAG cgAAGCTTCAACTTTTCAGCAATATAAAAGCGTCAAAATACTGACTGGATTTCCCCGAGACATTGAAAAAATTGTAAAAATGTCCTTGACCTTTACTACGAAGGCTTTAATAGGCCCAAGAAGAAAGCTTAAGGTTCTTCAGATGAAGCTGAAATCTGTCAATAATCCCACAAG GCCTCAGCTATGCAGATATGATTTAATACTGGTGGAGAACACTGAAGTGATCTTCAAACCTATTCCTTGCCCTAAGAAGGGTACATGA